In a genomic window of Melitaea cinxia chromosome 25, ilMelCinx1.1, whole genome shotgun sequence:
- the LOC123665974 gene encoding uncharacterized protein LOC123665974: MEIHDVSVNVKMDTHNIPVIHEANMGHIKMDSHLHDVPVTHIQIPISQPAPMPQQVDQNIPQNTEQPVPEDTLKVRIEKKKKEAIDGQAREIIYKVIKFFESEKQNRGYAFPVENVVKRACAATGLSESTIKRIKREGLRAEATHTKMAGPKKKRVRKTKVQLDYFQLCALRGIVNSYSMRKEVPTLGKILAAAKHELNYRGGKESLRLILLNKLGIKFKKCEKKNKKPPEQPPQAVQQMPNVMSHLPMQQMKPENQCIYTNMMPQVPPVSY; encoded by the coding sequence ATGGAAATTCACGATGTATCAGTGAATGTGAAAATGGATACTCATAATATTCCTGTGATACACGAAGCTAATATGGGTCACATTAAAATGGATTCGCATCTACATGACGTTCCAGTCACGCATATACAGATACCGATATCTCAGCCAGCTCCCATGCCTCAGCAAGTTGACCAAAACATACCACAGAATACTGAGCAACCAGTTCCAGAGGATACCTTAAAAGTGcgaatagaaaagaaaaaaaaagaagctATCGACGGTCAAGCTAGAGAAAtcatttataaagtaataaagttCTTTGAGAGTGAAAAACAGAACAGAGGATACGCGTTTCCTGTTGAAAATGTCGTTAAACGTGCTTGTGCAGCAACCGGGCTATCAGAGAGTACGATTAAACGCATAAAGAGGGAAGGCCTTCGTGCTGAAGCGACTCATACTAAAATGGCTGGTCCCAAGAAGAAAAGAGTTCGAAAAACTAAGGTTCAACTTGACTATTTCCAACTATGCGCACTAAGAGGCATCGTGAATAGTTACTCAATGCGTAAAGAAGTTCCTACGTTAGGTAAAATACTGGCAGCCGCGAAACACGAGCTAAACTATAGAGGTGGTAAGGAATCACTaagattaatattgttaaataagCTAGGTATCAAGTTTAAGAAATGTGAGAAAAAGAACAAGAAACCTCCAGAACAACCCCCGCAAGCGGTCCAACAAATGCCGAATGTGATGTCACATTTACCGATGCAGCAAATGAAACCAGAAAATCagtgtatttatacaaatatgatGCCTCAGGTACCGCCAGTGTCGTACTAA